From one Desulfobaculum xiamenense genomic stretch:
- a CDS encoding glycosyltransferase, producing MVGGMRGPADGSAPLRVFIGLRNIAGYAGALAEGVSRLGHRPTVVEVYPEPYGFAGRRHPLTRAFARLARLREASAARAWRAVVEAMVRGLLALSFVWAAATHDVFVMSFGSSFCPLGSRVDWRILRRLGRRVVCMCHGSDVRPPYLDGFALAASPQALARASRRTARACAAMERSAHAVICNPAFSQFFSCDLVNVFRVGIPADDRERPCRVADGTRPVLLHCPSAPQGKGTVRIREMVERLRGRGVDFDYRELSGVPHAEVLAALARADVAVDQLWSDTPMPGFATEAALAGVPCVVGGEFAAEASRWMPERVAPTSVYVRPAEVEDVLFELLTSPRARTIAAERALRHAETFRLPEAVARRVLRVAMGDVPAEWLFSPAATGRPCGAGLAREALAARIRGLVETCGMDALGLAGKPARLAWMLRVAAQEGRFVKSGEDA from the coding sequence ATGGTTGGCGGGATGAGAGGCCCGGCGGACGGCTCTGCGCCGCTACGGGTGTTCATCGGTCTGCGCAACATCGCAGGCTATGCCGGGGCGCTGGCCGAAGGTGTCTCGCGCCTCGGGCATCGGCCTACGGTGGTGGAGGTCTATCCCGAGCCGTACGGCTTCGCCGGGCGTAGGCATCCGCTGACCCGCGCCTTCGCGCGGTTGGCGCGCCTGCGGGAGGCGAGCGCGGCGCGGGCGTGGCGGGCCGTGGTGGAGGCCATGGTGCGCGGGCTTCTGGCGCTGTCCTTTGTCTGGGCGGCGGCCACGCACGACGTGTTCGTCATGTCCTTCGGTTCGTCCTTCTGCCCGCTGGGTAGCCGCGTGGATTGGCGGATTCTGCGCCGCCTCGGCCGTAGGGTGGTCTGCATGTGCCACGGCAGCGACGTGCGCCCGCCCTATCTCGACGGCTTCGCGTTGGCGGCCTCGCCCCAGGCGTTGGCCCGCGCCAGCCGCCGCACGGCCCGCGCCTGCGCGGCCATGGAGCGAAGCGCCCATGCCGTGATCTGCAATCCTGCGTTTTCGCAGTTTTTTTCTTGTGATCTCGTCAATGTCTTCCGGGTGGGCATTCCGGCGGACGACCGTGAACGGCCATGTCGCGTTGCGGATGGCACCCGTCCTGTGCTGCTGCATTGCCCCTCGGCTCCGCAGGGCAAGGGCACCGTGCGCATCCGCGAGATGGTGGAGCGCCTGCGTGGGCGAGGCGTCGATTTCGACTACCGCGAGCTGTCCGGTGTGCCCCACGCCGAGGTGCTCGCTGCGCTGGCTCGTGCGGATGTGGCCGTGGATCAGCTGTGGTCCGACACGCCGATGCCCGGTTTCGCCACCGAGGCCGCGCTGGCTGGCGTGCCCTGCGTGGTTGGCGGGGAGTTCGCCGCCGAGGCCTCGCGCTGGATGCCGGAGCGCGTGGCTCCGACCTCGGTCTACGTGCGGCCTGCCGAGGTGGAGGATGTCCTTTTCGAGCTTCTGACCTCGCCTCGGGCGCGCACCATCGCCGCCGAGCGCGCCCTGCGCCATGCCGAGACCTTTCGCCTGCCCGAGGCCGTGGCCCGGCGCGTGCTGCGGGTGGCCATGGGCGACGTGCCCGCCGAGTGGCTGTTTTCCCCGGCCGCAACGGGCAGGCCCTGTGGAGCCGGGCTTGCGCGCGAGGCCCTTGCCGCGAGGATCCGCGGGCTGGTGGAGACCTGCGGCATGGACGCGCTAGGGCTTGCCGGAAAGCCCGCGCGGCTGGCGTGGATGCTGCGCGTTGCCGCGCAGGAGGGACGTTTTGTCAAATCCGGGGAGGACGCATGA
- a CDS encoding ABC transporter permease, with protein MSDANAARRVPDAQGEWTTVITPRAGWFGLDLAELWRYRDLVVLFVRRDFVSQYKQTVLGPAWFVIQPLLLTVVYAVIFGGVAGLSTDGLPRLPFYLCGVVVWRYFAECLTRTSNTFVANTAIFGKVWFPRLAVPVSVTISALFSFLLQFGFLLAFLGWYAWRGELPLPGPAAPLTLFLVPVMACLGVGLGLVVCSLTVRYRDLRFLVSFGVQLFMYATPIIYPLSALLERWRGIAALNPMAVVVEAFRVAWLGSGTFDWNMLAVAVGISVAVLFCGLALFGRVEKTFMDTV; from the coding sequence ATGAGCGACGCGAACGCCGCACGCCGGGTGCCCGATGCGCAGGGCGAGTGGACCACGGTCATCACGCCGAGGGCCGGATGGTTTGGTCTGGACCTCGCGGAGTTGTGGCGCTACCGCGACCTTGTTGTGCTCTTCGTGCGGCGGGACTTCGTGTCCCAGTACAAGCAGACGGTGCTCGGACCGGCATGGTTCGTCATCCAGCCGCTGCTTCTGACCGTGGTCTACGCGGTGATCTTCGGCGGGGTGGCAGGGCTGTCCACGGACGGGTTGCCGCGCCTGCCGTTCTACCTGTGCGGGGTGGTGGTCTGGCGCTACTTCGCGGAGTGCCTGACGCGCACGTCCAATACCTTCGTGGCCAATACGGCCATCTTCGGCAAGGTGTGGTTCCCGAGGCTCGCCGTGCCGGTGTCCGTGACCATCTCCGCGCTGTTCTCCTTCCTGTTGCAGTTCGGGTTCCTGCTCGCCTTCCTCGGCTGGTACGCGTGGCGTGGCGAGCTGCCTCTGCCGGGACCTGCCGCCCCACTGACGCTTTTTCTCGTGCCGGTCATGGCCTGCCTCGGCGTGGGGCTTGGCCTCGTGGTCTGCTCGCTTACCGTGCGCTACCGCGACCTGCGCTTTCTCGTCTCCTTCGGCGTGCAGCTCTTCATGTACGCCACCCCGATCATCTATCCGCTTTCGGCCCTGCTCGAGCGCTGGCGGGGCATCGCCGCCCTCAATCCCATGGCCGTGGTGGTGGAGGCCTTTCGCGTGGCGTGGCTGGGCAGCGGCACCTTCGATTGGAATATGCTGGCCGTGGCCGTGGGAATCTCCGTCGCCGTGCTGTTTTGCGGGCTGGCGCTGTTCGGGCGGGTGGAGAAGACCTTCATGGATACGGTGTAG
- a CDS encoding methyltransferase domain-containing protein, which yields MTRAGGLVQQARSVVREGNVVRPQGDAPALPGLTKAYRAVFDELAEASRYAVAGLGEFLVDRVGRGEAGRVSVALRVDVDPGGFQFAVPLARELKARGLGATFFFLTDPVRHYALWGSGVAAEVAGMGFEVGVHSDHLHAQLTRGEDGLAQLRADIDRLSAEAGRRVRGVVAHGHPGIDRLGRSNRDLYSGIAPGALGLDYHDGAGGGYVRDTPSGPLPPCELWLIDYFGYPGGSGWTLWPAWPIARLRTLRPGDVAHVVLHPLNAFRWWEGFDARYGEVERPRPSLPVRAWRGLSVRVRHGLLRGRGLSYALAVGAADALAWVLARGLGLVWPRGGREETDTTWETGREVIFARGVEHWREHLERLGMPAPGGRVLEVGSGDGQWLLAYARDAAEVVGVEPGRRFREASLVTIAAHPAEASRIRVQDAVAESLPFPDAHFDRVHCAGVFMFTRQREAMAEMARVLTPGGRLCLTANGIGWFVMYCLEGLRHRSAAKMRYGVKGLAATLLWWWFGRETEFPRAVSATRMRALMDAHGLELLGVRYFQGVRMYADEYAGLPANYAFVAVRRGDGDGAAEDA from the coding sequence ATGACCCGTGCCGGAGGACTGGTGCAGCAGGCCCGAAGCGTGGTGCGCGAGGGCAACGTGGTGCGCCCGCAGGGCGACGCACCCGCGTTGCCGGGGCTGACCAAGGCCTACCGGGCCGTGTTCGACGAGCTGGCCGAGGCCTCGCGCTACGCCGTGGCGGGCCTTGGCGAGTTCCTTGTGGACCGGGTGGGACGCGGTGAGGCCGGGCGGGTGAGCGTGGCCCTGCGCGTGGACGTGGACCCGGGCGGCTTTCAGTTCGCGGTGCCGCTGGCTCGGGAACTGAAGGCGCGCGGCCTTGGGGCGACGTTCTTCTTTCTCACGGACCCGGTGCGTCACTACGCGCTGTGGGGCAGCGGGGTGGCGGCCGAGGTGGCGGGTATGGGCTTTGAGGTGGGCGTGCATTCGGATCATCTCCATGCCCAGCTAACGCGCGGAGAGGATGGACTGGCCCAGCTTCGGGCCGACATCGACCGTCTGTCCGCCGAGGCGGGACGCCGCGTGCGCGGCGTGGTGGCCCACGGGCATCCGGGTATCGACCGCCTTGGACGCTCCAACCGCGATCTCTACTCCGGCATCGCTCCGGGGGCGCTAGGGCTGGACTACCACGACGGCGCGGGCGGCGGCTACGTGCGCGACACGCCGTCCGGTCCGCTTCCGCCCTGTGAGCTGTGGCTCATCGACTATTTCGGCTATCCCGGCGGCAGCGGCTGGACGCTTTGGCCCGCGTGGCCCATCGCCCGGCTACGGACCCTGCGCCCCGGCGACGTGGCGCATGTGGTGTTGCATCCGCTGAACGCCTTTCGCTGGTGGGAGGGCTTCGACGCGCGCTACGGCGAGGTGGAGCGTCCGCGGCCGTCCCTGCCCGTGCGGGCGTGGCGCGGGCTCTCCGTGCGGGTGCGCCATGGCCTGCTGCGCGGACGCGGCCTGTCCTATGCGCTGGCCGTGGGCGCGGCGGACGCGCTGGCGTGGGTGTTGGCGCGGGGGCTTGGCCTCGTGTGGCCGCGCGGTGGACGCGAGGAGACGGACACCACGTGGGAGACCGGGCGTGAGGTCATCTTTGCGCGCGGGGTGGAGCACTGGCGGGAGCATCTGGAGCGCCTCGGCATGCCCGCGCCGGGCGGTCGGGTGCTGGAGGTCGGTTCGGGAGACGGACAGTGGCTTCTGGCCTACGCCCGCGACGCCGCCGAGGTGGTGGGCGTGGAGCCGGGGCGGCGCTTTCGCGAGGCGAGCCTTGTCACCATCGCCGCGCATCCCGCCGAGGCCTCGCGCATCCGGGTGCAGGACGCGGTGGCCGAGAGCCTGCCGTTTCCTGATGCGCATTTCGACCGCGTGCACTGCGCCGGGGTGTTCATGTTCACCCGCCAGCGCGAGGCCATGGCCGAGATGGCGCGGGTGCTTACGCCCGGAGGCAGGCTGTGCCTCACTGCCAACGGTATTGGCTGGTTCGTCATGTACTGCCTCGAAGGGCTGCGCCACCGCAGTGCGGCCAAGATGCGCTACGGCGTGAAGGGGCTTGCCGCCACGCTCCTCTGGTGGTGGTTCGGGCGCGAGACGGAATTTCCCCGTGCAGTGAGCGCGACGCGCATGCGTGCGCTCATGGACGCGCACGGGCTGGAGCTTCTGGGCGTCCGCTATTTTCAGGGGGTGCGCATGTACGCCGACGAATACGCTGGCCTGCCCGCGAACTATGCCTTCGTGGCTGTGAGGCGTGGGGACGGGGACGGCGCGGCGGAGGACGCATGA
- a CDS encoding N-acetylneuraminate synthase family protein, with the protein MAATVTLDGTDIGTGRRVYFMAEVAGNFAGEEEAARIVDSAMRAGADAVKFQTLDPETITTRANRFDMPSVGTRLQREVFAESRTPPEVQAFLVDYCKRRGVTVFSAPSHVRDLEFMERLDLPAYKIGSDLATHIPLLEIVADTGKPIFLSTGMCTMAEVRDSVEAILARGNDRLLLFHCVSNYPADPAEQNLRAMVAMKREFGLPTGFSDHTVGIDCARAAVALGADMIERHYWCEGNAEGSDRALSSDEAEFRRLVDYAAHVLPAFGDGVKRPTPAEERNMRTNKVSLIVMRDVAAGDVLDETILDVRRPGTGLAPKWWRSALGRRVLVPIAAETPLRPEHIGLEVEP; encoded by the coding sequence ATGGCGGCGACGGTAACCCTTGACGGAACGGACATCGGCACCGGACGGCGGGTGTATTTCATGGCCGAGGTGGCCGGGAATTTCGCTGGCGAGGAGGAGGCCGCGCGCATCGTGGATTCGGCCATGCGCGCCGGGGCCGACGCCGTGAAGTTCCAGACCCTCGATCCGGAGACCATCACCACGCGCGCGAACCGCTTCGACATGCCCTCGGTGGGCACGCGCCTGCAACGCGAGGTCTTCGCCGAGAGCCGCACCCCGCCAGAGGTGCAGGCCTTCCTCGTGGACTACTGCAAGCGCCGGGGCGTGACGGTCTTCTCCGCGCCGAGCCACGTGCGCGACCTCGAATTCATGGAGCGCCTCGACCTGCCCGCCTACAAGATCGGCTCGGACCTCGCGACGCACATTCCGCTCCTCGAAATCGTGGCCGACACGGGCAAGCCCATCTTTCTGTCCACGGGCATGTGCACCATGGCCGAGGTGCGCGATTCCGTTGAGGCCATCCTCGCGCGGGGCAACGACCGGCTGCTGCTTTTCCACTGCGTGTCCAACTATCCCGCCGATCCGGCGGAGCAGAACCTACGGGCCATGGTGGCTATGAAGCGTGAATTCGGCCTGCCCACGGGGTTCTCGGACCACACCGTGGGCATCGATTGTGCCCGCGCCGCCGTGGCCCTCGGCGCGGACATGATCGAGCGTCACTACTGGTGCGAGGGCAATGCCGAAGGTTCGGATCGCGCCCTGTCGTCCGACGAGGCCGAGTTTCGGCGGCTGGTGGACTACGCCGCCCATGTGCTGCCAGCCTTCGGTGACGGCGTGAAGCGCCCCACCCCGGCCGAGGAGCGCAACATGCGCACCAACAAGGTGAGCCTCATCGTCATGCGCGACGTGGCGGCAGGGGATGTCCTCGACGAGACGATCCTCGACGTGCGCCGCCCCGGCACGGGCCTTGCCCCCAAGTGGTGGCGCTCGGCCCTCGGCAGGCGCGTCCTCGTGCCCATCGCGGCGGAGACGCCCCTGCGGCCGGAACACATTGGGCTGGAGGTGGAGCCATGA
- a CDS encoding WbqC family protein yields MGLSVSIQQPEHAPWLGFFHKMDLCAVTVLFDTVQYKKRYFENRNRIRTREGWQWVTVPVVSRGRFTQRIADVDICGDATWRRKYLGAIAHNYCGTPFHDEIFPSVRAIVEAGHVRLADLNIALIDFVRNYLGMGGRMVRASALPHFDSHSTGLLLDICLHLNATDYVCGVSGPDYMDMALFDAAGVAVRAVRYESSPYTQAFPGFEPGMSVLDALFNHGPATLDILRHNAADAPGREETTCPSPPTG; encoded by the coding sequence ATGGGCCTAAGCGTGTCCATTCAGCAGCCCGAGCACGCGCCGTGGCTTGGCTTCTTCCACAAGATGGACCTGTGCGCGGTGACGGTGCTCTTCGACACCGTGCAGTACAAGAAGCGCTACTTCGAGAATCGCAACCGCATCCGCACCCGCGAGGGCTGGCAGTGGGTCACGGTGCCCGTGGTCAGCCGTGGGCGCTTCACCCAGCGCATCGCGGATGTGGACATCTGCGGCGATGCGACGTGGCGGCGCAAGTACCTCGGGGCCATCGCGCACAACTATTGCGGAACTCCGTTCCATGACGAGATTTTTCCATCCGTCCGTGCTATCGTCGAAGCCGGACACGTCCGTCTGGCGGACCTGAACATCGCGCTCATCGACTTCGTGCGGAACTATCTGGGCATGGGCGGGCGCATGGTGCGGGCCTCGGCCCTGCCCCATTTCGACTCGCACTCCACCGGACTTCTGCTCGACATCTGTCTCCATTTGAACGCCACGGACTACGTGTGCGGCGTTTCCGGGCCGGACTACATGGACATGGCCCTTTTCGACGCCGCGGGGGTGGCTGTGCGCGCCGTGCGCTACGAAAGCTCCCCCTACACGCAGGCCTTCCCGGGTTTCGAGCCGGGAATGTCCGTCCTTGATGCGCTGTTCAACCACGGCCCCGCGACGCTGGACATCCTGCGGCACAACGCCGCCGACGCGCCGGGGCGGGAGGAGACGACATGCCCGAGTCCCCCCACCGGCTGA
- a CDS encoding radical SAM/SPASM domain-containing protein, with translation MPESPHRLTSKAERDVNVCCQFLDFNETWERDMGPAFMAYRHDWQRYSAARELRPFPMHLDFDLTNTCTLRCTFCPRTQMARRGTLPPAFTMPFDVYAAAIDEGAQKGLYAVNLNASGEPLLHPDLVRMVTYARESGILDIMLHTSGLFLDEPMAQRLMDAGLTKLIVSFDSPDKAHYEALRVGSSYDRVVANIRTAARLKRQAGSITPFIRINMVLMRENAHEREAMIDMWRDVVDGMGFLEYINYYQWDEEDRYRHRVAYREDFVCEKPWQRLAVTHDGGIKFCHLDDADEVVLGNLSSMSLEEAWTGEVMTRYRELQKAGRIREIGLCSRCSTPMMPVEGD, from the coding sequence ATGCCCGAGTCCCCCCACCGGCTGACGAGCAAGGCGGAGCGCGACGTCAACGTCTGCTGCCAGTTCCTCGACTTCAACGAGACATGGGAGCGGGACATGGGGCCCGCGTTCATGGCCTACCGCCACGACTGGCAGCGCTACAGCGCCGCCCGCGAGCTGCGGCCCTTTCCCATGCACCTCGATTTCGACCTCACCAACACCTGCACGCTGCGCTGCACCTTCTGTCCGCGCACGCAGATGGCGCGACGCGGCACCCTGCCGCCCGCCTTCACCATGCCCTTCGACGTCTACGCCGCCGCCATCGACGAGGGCGCGCAGAAGGGACTCTACGCCGTGAACCTCAACGCCAGCGGCGAGCCGCTGTTGCATCCGGACCTCGTGCGCATGGTGACCTACGCCCGCGAGAGCGGCATCCTCGACATCATGCTGCACACCTCGGGCCTGTTCCTCGACGAGCCCATGGCGCAGCGGCTCATGGACGCGGGGCTGACCAAGCTCATCGTGTCCTTCGATTCGCCGGACAAGGCGCACTACGAGGCGCTTCGCGTCGGCTCCAGCTACGACCGCGTGGTGGCGAACATCCGCACGGCGGCGCGGCTTAAGCGGCAGGCCGGGTCCATCACGCCCTTCATACGCATCAACATGGTGCTCATGCGCGAGAATGCCCACGAGCGCGAGGCCATGATCGACATGTGGCGCGACGTGGTCGATGGCATGGGTTTCCTCGAATACATCAACTACTACCAGTGGGACGAGGAGGATCGCTACCGCCACCGCGTGGCCTACCGCGAGGACTTCGTGTGCGAGAAGCCGTGGCAGCGCCTCGCCGTCACGCACGACGGCGGCATCAAGTTCTGCCATTTGGACGACGCGGACGAGGTGGTGCTCGGCAACCTCTCGTCCATGAGCCTTGAGGAGGCGTGGACCGGCGAGGTCATGACCCGTTACCGCGAATTGCAGAAGGCCGGGCGCATCCGCGAGATCGGCCTGTGCTCGCGCTGCTCCACGCCGATGATGCCGGTGGAGGGGGACTGA
- a CDS encoding radical SAM/SPASM domain-containing protein has translation MAEESGRSNVDRIRDHSALDDVDATLGEILGERFVEYRRRWRMAERELVEFPFPLFLVMETVNTCNYRCIMCFRHSMPAPKPRVMPDDLFESVMAEAAAHGCPSLSVNWNNEPLMDPNLVRRVARARESGFVDVRLNTNASLLDGERSRGLVRAGLTRLSVSLDAATRETYEAVRVGGNWDRVMGNIEQFLRIRKELGARLPLLRVTFVRIRENAHEVDDFVRRWKGVADYVSIQSYVPHIPGERAMALHPDVRSHMADITCSQPFERLVVGVDGDVYPCCSPVGTEIHLGNVRETPLAEIWRGAMSRRLRTMMRERTWDGFDVCRRCLTGTFGAPGEGA, from the coding sequence ATGGCCGAGGAATCCGGACGCAGCAACGTGGACCGCATCCGCGACCACAGCGCCCTCGACGACGTGGACGCCACCCTCGGCGAGATTCTCGGGGAGCGTTTCGTCGAGTATCGCCGCCGCTGGCGCATGGCGGAGCGCGAACTCGTGGAGTTCCCGTTCCCGCTGTTTCTGGTCATGGAAACGGTGAACACCTGCAACTACCGCTGCATCATGTGCTTTCGGCACTCCATGCCCGCGCCGAAACCCCGCGTCATGCCGGACGACCTCTTCGAGTCCGTCATGGCCGAGGCCGCGGCCCACGGCTGCCCATCCCTGTCCGTGAACTGGAACAACGAGCCGCTCATGGACCCGAACCTTGTGCGCCGCGTGGCCCGCGCCCGAGAGAGCGGATTTGTGGACGTGCGCCTCAACACCAACGCGAGCCTTCTCGACGGGGAACGCTCGCGCGGGCTGGTGCGGGCGGGGCTGACGCGGCTTTCGGTGAGCCTCGACGCCGCCACGCGTGAGACCTACGAGGCTGTGCGCGTGGGCGGTAACTGGGACCGCGTGATGGGCAACATCGAACAATTTCTGCGAATCCGGAAGGAACTCGGCGCGCGTCTGCCCCTTTTGCGTGTGACCTTTGTGCGCATCCGCGAGAACGCCCACGAGGTCGACGACTTCGTGCGGCGCTGGAAGGGCGTGGCGGACTACGTGTCCATCCAGAGCTACGTGCCGCACATTCCCGGCGAACGGGCCATGGCCCTGCACCCGGACGTACGCTCGCACATGGCGGACATCACCTGCTCCCAGCCTTTCGAGCGGCTGGTGGTGGGCGTGGATGGCGACGTCTATCCCTGCTGTTCTCCCGTGGGTACCGAAATCCACCTTGGCAACGTGCGTGAGACGCCACTGGCCGAGATATGGCGGGGGGCCATGTCTCGGCGGCTGCGCACGATGATGCGCGAACGCACGTGGGACGGCTTCGACGTCTGCCGCCGCTGCCTGACCGGCACCTTCGGCGCGCCGGGGGAGGGCGCATGA
- a CDS encoding cytidylyltransferase domain-containing protein, which produces MIERAGIVLQARMGSSRLPGKVLADLGGRSLLARVLDRLRLVRGVAVIVVAVPDTPENDVLADAAQRLCAEVFRGPEDDVLERIRGAAAAYGLSRVMRATCDNPLVCFTLATDVLAMHEAEGLDYASNRNESGSGIPDGAGVEVYSMETLERIGREARLPEDREHVNEYVFRNPGLFATRIMSVPREVRMPGLRVTVDTPEDLERMRAIYAEFSWHAGPVPLTLVVARAREGAPWA; this is translated from the coding sequence ATGATTGAGCGGGCGGGCATCGTGCTTCAGGCGCGCATGGGCTCCTCGCGCCTGCCGGGAAAGGTGCTGGCCGATCTGGGCGGTAGGTCGCTTCTGGCGCGGGTGCTCGACCGGCTGCGGCTGGTGCGCGGCGTGGCGGTCATCGTGGTCGCCGTTCCGGACACGCCGGAGAACGACGTGCTGGCCGATGCGGCGCAGCGCCTATGCGCGGAGGTCTTTCGCGGGCCGGAGGACGACGTGCTCGAACGCATCCGGGGCGCGGCTGCGGCCTATGGCCTTTCGCGCGTGATGCGCGCCACCTGCGACAATCCGCTGGTGTGCTTCACGCTGGCCACGGACGTTCTGGCCATGCACGAGGCCGAGGGACTGGACTACGCGTCCAACCGCAACGAGTCCGGCAGCGGCATTCCCGATGGCGCGGGGGTGGAGGTCTACTCCATGGAAACTCTTGAGCGCATAGGCCGCGAGGCGCGCCTGCCCGAGGACCGCGAGCACGTCAACGAGTACGTGTTTCGCAATCCGGGGCTTTTCGCCACGCGCATCATGAGCGTTCCGCGCGAGGTGCGCATGCCGGGGCTGCGGGTCACAGTGGATACGCCCGAGGACCTCGAACGCATGCGGGCCATCTATGCGGAATTCTCGTGGCACGCGGGGCCGGTGCCGCTCACGCTGGTGGTGGCCCGTGCGCGGGAGGGCGCGCCATGGGCCTAA
- a CDS encoding ABC transporter ATP-binding protein: MGETAIRVRGLSKRYRLGMAGTGWLGRDLQSWWARVRGREDPNAPLGVDGPALSRGHVWALRDVDLDVRRGEVVGVIGRNGAGKSTLLKILNRITLPTAGEARLKGRVAGLLEIGTGFHPELTGRENVFLNGAILGMTRAQTVSRFAAIEEFSEVGAFMDTPVKRYSSGMYVKLAFAVAAHLDPEIMLVDEVLAVGDAAFQKKCLGRMGDVAGQGRTVLFVSHNMASIRSLCTRCIVLEDGRVGFDGAPDAAVDRYLGHAPSDAAVLDGPALASRVDEYRPGPAALRVLRVAVCDDAGTPRRDFRSDEEVTVAVDYQCLRDLHDVRVILQLTDEGDVPLVAADSTDFLPPDAGTALGRGTYRTTLRLPARLFGERRFFVTVNVMAHGVHHLPVRRALDFGVSYQGFAPANIAVSRRVAGAVRPALRVSTTRLDGTDREDGHGGDGNP, from the coding sequence ATGGGCGAGACGGCGATCCGCGTTCGCGGGCTGTCCAAGCGCTACCGGCTGGGCATGGCCGGAACCGGCTGGCTCGGGCGTGATCTCCAGAGCTGGTGGGCGCGGGTTCGTGGGCGCGAGGATCCCAACGCCCCGCTGGGCGTGGATGGGCCGGCGCTCTCGCGTGGGCACGTGTGGGCGCTTCGCGATGTGGACCTCGACGTGCGGCGCGGCGAGGTGGTGGGCGTCATCGGGCGCAACGGCGCGGGCAAGTCCACGCTGCTCAAGATTCTCAACCGCATCACCCTGCCCACTGCGGGCGAGGCGCGGCTCAAGGGGCGCGTGGCCGGGCTTTTGGAGATCGGCACCGGCTTCCACCCCGAGCTGACCGGACGCGAGAACGTGTTTCTCAATGGTGCCATCCTCGGCATGACCCGTGCCCAGACCGTGAGCCGCTTCGCGGCCATTGAGGAGTTCTCGGAGGTCGGGGCGTTCATGGACACCCCGGTCAAGCGCTACTCCTCGGGCATGTACGTGAAGCTGGCCTTTGCCGTGGCCGCGCATCTGGATCCGGAAATCATGCTCGTGGACGAGGTGCTGGCCGTGGGCGACGCAGCCTTTCAGAAGAAGTGCCTTGGCCGCATGGGTGATGTGGCCGGGCAGGGGCGCACGGTGCTTTTCGTGAGTCACAACATGGCGTCCATCCGCAGCCTGTGCACGCGCTGCATCGTGCTGGAGGACGGGCGCGTGGGCTTCGACGGCGCGCCGGACGCGGCTGTGGACCGCTACCTCGGCCATGCGCCGAGTGACGCCGCCGTGCTCGACGGCCCTGCGCTGGCATCGCGCGTGGACGAATACCGCCCCGGCCCGGCCGCGCTTCGCGTGCTGCGGGTGGCGGTGTGCGACGATGCGGGAACACCCCGGCGGGATTTCCGCTCCGACGAGGAGGTCACCGTGGCCGTGGACTACCAGTGCCTGCGCGATCTGCACGACGTCCGCGTGATCCTGCAACTGACCGACGAGGGCGACGTGCCGCTGGTGGCGGCGGACAGTACGGACTTCCTGCCGCCGGACGCGGGGACGGCCCTTGGGCGGGGCACGTACCGGACCACGCTGCGGCTTCCCGCGCGGCTCTTCGGCGAACGGCGCTTCTTCGTCACGGTCAACGTCATGGCGCATGGGGTGCATCATCTGCCCGTGCGTCGCGCTCTCGATTTTGGCGTGTCGTATCAGGGCTTCGCTCCAGCCAACATCGCCGTGAGCCGCAGGGTGGCCGGGGCCGTGCGCCCCGCGCTACGCGTGTCCACCACGCGGCTTGATGGCACGGACAGGGAGGATGGACATGGCGGCGACGGTAACCCTTGA